A genomic region of Dreissena polymorpha isolate Duluth1 chromosome 4, UMN_Dpol_1.0, whole genome shotgun sequence contains the following coding sequences:
- the LOC127876689 gene encoding uncharacterized protein LOC127876689 isoform X1 gives MPITKIPIVHKFGIISHTQRLELQERLLKQSYVQTLKSQKVQVPTRNPLEVSEDFVQEYNNAKFYDENIRSARGTGEQEEPKVNKMIEKAEQLEQTAQKMLERAKRRAGLRDGGTGKHVNLPMAWTDLAQLAQCRGKIQEECLDVLTISLDQSPFDKHHIPALFYLAETMLYWLRTEAVHQPYLRTGEIKLLKMGQLVFSRLFYYHMAGQLAGHTEFKNRLFTYLDGLQECQEAYSPYPNALLSIRFIINVGKIIMSDAQLEPGEIKEGDNVTKSALSRPSAKSASTALRTQHSKDHSSHSVALSSSIHDLSPTLWHALDVWRCTNHLSGGLKEALNALSHCGMGLVNESWVDSMVALQILAEASKSSLMAMRALHSLACGNRPQEEVQTSQETSRSESSEQPLKKSLPESYSMESEETTPEQRVASTHSVASSKPLSDIYERDEESDSDKQKLSASSNAKRDDSEGSSKKTTDTEASPESHSAGKQENGTEKEANDPGYLQKREVSFDAPKVDAAKDPKEKMSPVRRVTPKSTPGRARTQGSRTTVGTGESMFPPGTGYQAEAGTTLPSGRASEASTVQTYTNTVNPELPGINGWHWEVAITYTDILADICLHGNNAEIQKMALMGMNQDIADPFKRGWSMVPLHSAGLLDLAFFRAMTESKDGGPNDWSWRIRYGAVQSMVKICRCLASDKNREGIRNATWNVLLRAHSLEKDERVLEALKVGQVHTDLEGFLNKHLQNSPFTLGSKIAGGLANIYLPPLPPPVDPYSPPRRKEATPSPVKGTTASQESTIQAPRQPHVKARTSLKEEIMLASALYEPPVTFNTRTSFDLRRIVEDQWRKELQAQMEEDEKERQKELKQRLEAVEISQRNAEETRREKFAKSYRKMDKMDK, from the exons ATGCCGATCACAAAGATTCCAATCGTTCACAAGTTTGGGATTATTTCCCATACTCAACGTCTGGAACTTCAGGAGCGTTTGCTGAAGCAATCATATGTCCAAACTTTGAAAAGCCAAAAGGTTCAGGTTCCTACTAG AAACCCCTTAGAAGTGTCGGAAGACTTTGTACAGGAGTATAACAATGCCAAGTTTTATGACGAGAATATACGGTCAGCAAGAGGTACCGGGGAACAAGAGGAACCCAAGGTTAACAAGATGATTGAGAAAGCTGAACAACTGGAGCAAACAGCACAGAAAATGTTAGAAAGAGCCAAG cggCGGGCTGGTTTACGTGATGGAGGGACAGGAAAACATGTCAATCTTCCAATGGCATGGACAGACCTTGCGCAACTGGCTCAGTGCAGAGGCAAAATTCAGGAAG AATGTCTGGATGTGTTGACCATCTCACTAGACCAGTCTCCCTTTGACAAGCACCACATCCCTGCGCTGTTCTACCTGGCGGAGACCATGCTGTACTGGCTGAGAACGGAGGCTGTACACCAGCCATACCTGCGAACTGGAGAAATCAAACTCCTCAAG ATGGGCCAGCTGGTGTTCTCGCGACTGTTTTACTACCACATGGCAGGTCAGCTAGccggtcacactgagttcaagaACAGACTGTTCACTTATCTCGACG GGCTGCAGGAATGCCAAGAGGCGTACAGTCCCTACCCGAACGCCCTTCTGTCCATCCGGTTCATCATCAACGTGGGCAAGATCATCATGTCGGACGCTCAGTTGGAGCCCGGGGAGATCAAGGAGGGGGACAATGTCACCAAGTCTGCGCTCAGCAGGCCCAGTGCT AAAAGCGCTTCCACCGCCCTACGTACCCAACACTCCAAGGACCACTCGTCGCACAGTGTGGCCCTGAGTAGCAGCATCCATGACCTCAGCCCGACCCTGTGGCACGCCCTGGATGTGTGGAGATGCACCAATCATCTCAGTGGTGGCCTCAAAGAGGCACTCAATGCGCTCAGTCATTGTGGGATGGGTCTCGTCAATGAGTCATG GGTGGACAGCATGGTGGCGCTACAGATCCTGGCCGAGGCGTCCAAGTCCAGTCTGATGGCAATGCGAGCCCTGCATAGTCTGGCCTGCGGTAACAGACCCCAGGAGGAGGTCCAGACCTCGCAAGAAACCAGTCGATCTGAAAGCTCGG AACAACCATTAAAGAAGAGTTTACCTG AGAGTTACAGCATGGAGAGTGAGGAGACAACGCCTGAGCAGCGGGTCGCCAGCACCCACAGTGTGGCCAGCTCCAAACCGCTTAGTGATATCTATGAACGGGACGAGGAAAGCGATTCAGACAAGCAAAAGCTCTCTG CCTCATCCAATGCTAAGCGTGATGATAGTGAGGGCAGCTCAAAAAAGACAACTGATACAGAGGCCTCTCCTGAATCTCACTCAGCAGGGAAACA ggAAAATGGGACAGAAAAGGAAGCTAATGACCCTGGTTACCTGCAAAAACGAGAGGTGTCATTTGATGCACCTAAAGTTGATGCCGCTAAAGACCCAAAGGAGAAGATGTCCCCTGTGAGGAGGGTCACACCCAAGTCTACACCTGG ACGGGCCCGTACCCAGGGTTCCCGCACCACAGTGGGAACTGGGGAGAGTATGTTTCCTCCAGGGACAGGCTACCAGGCAGAGGCAGGCACCACCCTCCCCAGTGGAAGGGCTTCTGAGGCCAGCACAGTACAGACCTACACTAACACCGTG aatCCGGAGCTGCCCGGTATTAATGGTTGGCACTGGGAAGTAGCCATTACATACACAGACATCCTTGCCGACATATGTCTCCATGGCAACAATGCGGAGATACAGAAGATGGCCCTGATGGGCATGAACCAAGATATAGCAGACCCATTCAAGCGCGGCTGGTCAATGGTCCCTCTGCACAGCGCAGGCTTACTGGACTTAGCATTCTTCAGGGCAATGACCGAGTCCAAAGATGGCG GTCCCAATGACTGGAGCTGGCGAATCCGGTACGGAGCAGTTCAGTCAATGGTAAAGATTTGTCGGTGCCTGGCGAGCGACAAGAACCGGGAGGGTATACGCAACGCAACATGGAATGTGCTGCTGCGTGCACATTCCCTGGAAAAAGACGAGCGAGTTCTGGAGGCTCTGAAAGTTGGACAG GTACACACAGATTTAGAAGGGTTCCTAAACAAGCACTTGCAGAATAGCCCTTTCACCCTTGGCTCAAAGATCGCAGGTGGCCTAGCGAACATCTACCTGCCTCCTCTCCCTCCCCCTGTGGACCCCTACTCCCCACCCCGGCGCAAGGAGGCCACGCCCTCTCCTGTCAAGGGCACCACAGCCTCCCAGGAGTCCACCATCCAGGCACCTAGGCAGCCACATGTGAAGGCCAGAACCTCCCTTAA GGAAGAGATAATGCTTGCCTCGGCCCTGTATGAGCCTCCTGTCACGTTTAACACGAGGACAAGCTTCGATCTCCGACGAATTGTGGAGGATCAG TGGCGTAAAGAACTGCAGGCTCAGATGGAGGAGGACGAAAAAGAGCGGCAAAAGGAGTTGAAGCAACGTCTGGAGGCAGTAGAGATCTCACAGAGAAATGCGGAGGAAACGAGGCGAGAAAAGTTTGCAAAATCTTACAGGAAAATGGACAAAATGGACAAGTGA
- the LOC127876689 gene encoding uncharacterized protein LOC127876689 isoform X2, producing MPITKIPIVHKFGIISHTQRLELQERLLKQSYVQTLKSQKVQVPTRNPLEVSEDFVQEYNNAKFYDENIRSARGTGEQEEPKVNKMIEKAEQLEQTAQKMLERAKRRAGLRDGGTGKHVNLPMAWTDLAQLAQCRGKIQEECLDVLTISLDQSPFDKHHIPALFYLAETMLYWLRTEAVHQPYLRTGEIKLLKMGQLVFSRLFYYHMAGQLAGHTEFKNRLFTYLDGLQECQEAYSPYPNALLSIRFIINVGKIIMSDAQLEPGEIKEGDNVTKSALSRPSAKSASTALRTQHSKDHSSHSVALSSSIHDLSPTLWHALDVWRCTNHLSGGLKEALNALSHCGMGLVNESWVDSMVALQILAEASKSSLMAMRALHSLACGNRPQEEVQTSQETSRSESSESYSMESEETTPEQRVASTHSVASSKPLSDIYERDEESDSDKQKLSASSNAKRDDSEGSSKKTTDTEASPESHSAGKQENGTEKEANDPGYLQKREVSFDAPKVDAAKDPKEKMSPVRRVTPKSTPGRARTQGSRTTVGTGESMFPPGTGYQAEAGTTLPSGRASEASTVQTYTNTVNPELPGINGWHWEVAITYTDILADICLHGNNAEIQKMALMGMNQDIADPFKRGWSMVPLHSAGLLDLAFFRAMTESKDGGPNDWSWRIRYGAVQSMVKICRCLASDKNREGIRNATWNVLLRAHSLEKDERVLEALKVGQVHTDLEGFLNKHLQNSPFTLGSKIAGGLANIYLPPLPPPVDPYSPPRRKEATPSPVKGTTASQESTIQAPRQPHVKARTSLKEEIMLASALYEPPVTFNTRTSFDLRRIVEDQWRKELQAQMEEDEKERQKELKQRLEAVEISQRNAEETRREKFAKSYRKMDKMDK from the exons ATGCCGATCACAAAGATTCCAATCGTTCACAAGTTTGGGATTATTTCCCATACTCAACGTCTGGAACTTCAGGAGCGTTTGCTGAAGCAATCATATGTCCAAACTTTGAAAAGCCAAAAGGTTCAGGTTCCTACTAG AAACCCCTTAGAAGTGTCGGAAGACTTTGTACAGGAGTATAACAATGCCAAGTTTTATGACGAGAATATACGGTCAGCAAGAGGTACCGGGGAACAAGAGGAACCCAAGGTTAACAAGATGATTGAGAAAGCTGAACAACTGGAGCAAACAGCACAGAAAATGTTAGAAAGAGCCAAG cggCGGGCTGGTTTACGTGATGGAGGGACAGGAAAACATGTCAATCTTCCAATGGCATGGACAGACCTTGCGCAACTGGCTCAGTGCAGAGGCAAAATTCAGGAAG AATGTCTGGATGTGTTGACCATCTCACTAGACCAGTCTCCCTTTGACAAGCACCACATCCCTGCGCTGTTCTACCTGGCGGAGACCATGCTGTACTGGCTGAGAACGGAGGCTGTACACCAGCCATACCTGCGAACTGGAGAAATCAAACTCCTCAAG ATGGGCCAGCTGGTGTTCTCGCGACTGTTTTACTACCACATGGCAGGTCAGCTAGccggtcacactgagttcaagaACAGACTGTTCACTTATCTCGACG GGCTGCAGGAATGCCAAGAGGCGTACAGTCCCTACCCGAACGCCCTTCTGTCCATCCGGTTCATCATCAACGTGGGCAAGATCATCATGTCGGACGCTCAGTTGGAGCCCGGGGAGATCAAGGAGGGGGACAATGTCACCAAGTCTGCGCTCAGCAGGCCCAGTGCT AAAAGCGCTTCCACCGCCCTACGTACCCAACACTCCAAGGACCACTCGTCGCACAGTGTGGCCCTGAGTAGCAGCATCCATGACCTCAGCCCGACCCTGTGGCACGCCCTGGATGTGTGGAGATGCACCAATCATCTCAGTGGTGGCCTCAAAGAGGCACTCAATGCGCTCAGTCATTGTGGGATGGGTCTCGTCAATGAGTCATG GGTGGACAGCATGGTGGCGCTACAGATCCTGGCCGAGGCGTCCAAGTCCAGTCTGATGGCAATGCGAGCCCTGCATAGTCTGGCCTGCGGTAACAGACCCCAGGAGGAGGTCCAGACCTCGCAAGAAACCAGTCGATCTGAAAGCTCGG AGAGTTACAGCATGGAGAGTGAGGAGACAACGCCTGAGCAGCGGGTCGCCAGCACCCACAGTGTGGCCAGCTCCAAACCGCTTAGTGATATCTATGAACGGGACGAGGAAAGCGATTCAGACAAGCAAAAGCTCTCTG CCTCATCCAATGCTAAGCGTGATGATAGTGAGGGCAGCTCAAAAAAGACAACTGATACAGAGGCCTCTCCTGAATCTCACTCAGCAGGGAAACA ggAAAATGGGACAGAAAAGGAAGCTAATGACCCTGGTTACCTGCAAAAACGAGAGGTGTCATTTGATGCACCTAAAGTTGATGCCGCTAAAGACCCAAAGGAGAAGATGTCCCCTGTGAGGAGGGTCACACCCAAGTCTACACCTGG ACGGGCCCGTACCCAGGGTTCCCGCACCACAGTGGGAACTGGGGAGAGTATGTTTCCTCCAGGGACAGGCTACCAGGCAGAGGCAGGCACCACCCTCCCCAGTGGAAGGGCTTCTGAGGCCAGCACAGTACAGACCTACACTAACACCGTG aatCCGGAGCTGCCCGGTATTAATGGTTGGCACTGGGAAGTAGCCATTACATACACAGACATCCTTGCCGACATATGTCTCCATGGCAACAATGCGGAGATACAGAAGATGGCCCTGATGGGCATGAACCAAGATATAGCAGACCCATTCAAGCGCGGCTGGTCAATGGTCCCTCTGCACAGCGCAGGCTTACTGGACTTAGCATTCTTCAGGGCAATGACCGAGTCCAAAGATGGCG GTCCCAATGACTGGAGCTGGCGAATCCGGTACGGAGCAGTTCAGTCAATGGTAAAGATTTGTCGGTGCCTGGCGAGCGACAAGAACCGGGAGGGTATACGCAACGCAACATGGAATGTGCTGCTGCGTGCACATTCCCTGGAAAAAGACGAGCGAGTTCTGGAGGCTCTGAAAGTTGGACAG GTACACACAGATTTAGAAGGGTTCCTAAACAAGCACTTGCAGAATAGCCCTTTCACCCTTGGCTCAAAGATCGCAGGTGGCCTAGCGAACATCTACCTGCCTCCTCTCCCTCCCCCTGTGGACCCCTACTCCCCACCCCGGCGCAAGGAGGCCACGCCCTCTCCTGTCAAGGGCACCACAGCCTCCCAGGAGTCCACCATCCAGGCACCTAGGCAGCCACATGTGAAGGCCAGAACCTCCCTTAA GGAAGAGATAATGCTTGCCTCGGCCCTGTATGAGCCTCCTGTCACGTTTAACACGAGGACAAGCTTCGATCTCCGACGAATTGTGGAGGATCAG TGGCGTAAAGAACTGCAGGCTCAGATGGAGGAGGACGAAAAAGAGCGGCAAAAGGAGTTGAAGCAACGTCTGGAGGCAGTAGAGATCTCACAGAGAAATGCGGAGGAAACGAGGCGAGAAAAGTTTGCAAAATCTTACAGGAAAATGGACAAAATGGACAAGTGA